A genome region from Christensenella minuta includes the following:
- a CDS encoding iron-containing alcohol dehydrogenase family protein, which translates to MEFQLQIPTQIIVGKDCIGKNAALFPSFGKRAVIVKSGSAGKNGALADVVKMLERQGISYHVCDNVPPNPSPEDVAALLGYAPGFDFVVAVGGGSAMDAAKGVAVLAVNDIGAMELYNKNYEVKPLPIIAVPTTCGTGSEVTNISVLEVGDTKKSFLSPDLHPAIAFLDARYLETLPSQVAVDTALDALSHCVEGYLIHDSWATELFAERAFANFALYKAALNKRSFTKDELELMLFTATLGGIVINMAGTSAVHTLGYPLTVQKNVPHGRACALTLGEYVAFSYDAKREKIDRMCTLLKVNGVEGFKDMIGGLLPGKPEISKEELEQYTDISAQAAIRKKNAKPITKSDILNIYFASLLG; encoded by the coding sequence ATGGAATTCCAGTTGCAGATCCCCACACAGATTATTGTGGGAAAAGATTGTATCGGTAAAAATGCAGCCCTGTTCCCTTCGTTTGGGAAACGCGCGGTAATCGTCAAATCAGGGTCGGCGGGCAAAAACGGCGCGCTTGCAGATGTCGTAAAAATGCTTGAAAGACAAGGGATTTCCTATCACGTTTGCGATAACGTGCCGCCGAATCCTTCGCCGGAAGATGTCGCGGCTCTGCTCGGCTACGCGCCGGGGTTTGATTTTGTCGTGGCGGTTGGCGGCGGCAGCGCGATGGATGCGGCAAAGGGTGTCGCCGTGCTTGCGGTAAACGATATCGGCGCAATGGAGCTGTATAATAAAAATTACGAGGTAAAGCCGCTCCCGATTATCGCGGTGCCCACGACGTGCGGCACAGGAAGCGAGGTTACGAATATATCCGTGCTCGAGGTCGGGGACACCAAGAAATCCTTTCTCAGCCCGGATTTGCATCCGGCCATCGCTTTTTTGGATGCAAGATATCTGGAAACGCTGCCGTCTCAGGTTGCGGTGGATACGGCGCTCGATGCGCTTTCGCATTGCGTGGAGGGCTATCTGATCCACGATTCCTGGGCAACGGAATTGTTTGCGGAACGCGCGTTTGCCAATTTTGCGCTTTATAAGGCTGCGCTCAATAAGCGCAGCTTTACCAAGGACGAGCTCGAACTGATGCTTTTTACGGCGACACTTGGGGGCATCGTCATTAATATGGCGGGAACGTCGGCCGTACATACGCTTGGATATCCGCTTACCGTTCAAAAAAATGTGCCGCACGGCCGTGCCTGCGCACTTACACTCGGCGAATACGTAGCCTTTTCTTACGATGCGAAAAGAGAAAAGATTGACCGCATGTGTACTCTTCTAAAGGTGAACGGTGTAGAAGGATTCAAGGATATGATCGGCGGACTGCTGCCCGGAAAGCCGGAAATCAGTAAAGAGGAGCTTGAGCAATATACCGATATTTCTGCACAGGCGGCGATCAGGAAAAAAAATGCAAAGCCTATCACGAAAAGCGATATTTTAAATATTTATTTCGCCTCGCTGCTTGGCTGA
- a CDS encoding RbsD/FucU family protein yields the protein MLKNIPDIISPELMYALMNMGHGDEICFGDANFPADSMGQRVIRADGHKITELLDAVLQLLPLDSFVQKPCVLMDAPVGNEPAVWGKYDKIIRENDFAGAFKHGFEKVERFDFYDRAKECYAIVATGEYEGYSNIILKKGVIFK from the coding sequence ATGTTAAAGAATATACCGGATATTATTTCTCCCGAACTCATGTATGCGCTTATGAATATGGGACATGGCGACGAAATTTGCTTCGGCGACGCGAATTTCCCCGCGGATTCCATGGGACAGCGGGTGATCCGCGCGGACGGCCATAAAATCACGGAACTGCTTGATGCCGTGCTGCAGCTTCTGCCGCTCGATTCTTTCGTGCAGAAACCGTGCGTGCTGATGGATGCGCCGGTAGGGAATGAACCTGCCGTGTGGGGAAAATATGATAAGATCATCCGTGAAAACGACTTTGCGGGCGCGTTTAAACATGGTTTTGAGAAAGTAGAGCGTTTTGATTTTTACGACCGCGCAAAGGAATGCTATGCGATCGTTGCAACGGGCGAGTATGAGGGATATTCCAATATTATCCTGAAAAAGGGCGTTATTTTCAAATGA
- the cysK gene encoding cysteine synthase A has translation MKLAKQLTDLIGNTPLLQLNHINPAIWAKLESFNPQGSVKDRAAYYMVKDGIEKGLISDGTVIVESTSGNTGIALAYICTCLGLRLIITMPESMSVERRNLLAALGAELVLTPAAEGMRGAIKKAREICEKEKGYMVGQFENPANAQAHRETTAVEIMRDLVDDVDIFVAGVGTGGTITGCAEAFKEKLSDVKIVAVEPAESPVLSGGKAAAHKIQGIGAGFVPKILKRELIDEVIQITAEEAYKAARMLAGKEGVLCGVSSGAALAAAIKLAGRPENAGKKIVAVLPDTGERYLSTDLFAGE, from the coding sequence ATGAAATTGGCAAAGCAACTGACAGACCTGATCGGGAATACACCGCTTTTGCAGTTGAACCACATCAACCCGGCCATCTGGGCAAAGCTAGAATCCTTCAATCCACAGGGGAGCGTGAAAGACCGCGCAGCCTATTACATGGTAAAAGACGGGATAGAGAAAGGACTCATTTCAGATGGTACGGTGATCGTAGAATCCACAAGCGGGAATACGGGAATCGCGCTTGCCTATATTTGTACTTGCCTTGGGCTTCGTCTGATTATTACGATGCCCGAATCCATGAGCGTGGAACGCAGGAACCTGCTTGCGGCGCTTGGCGCGGAGCTTGTGCTTACGCCTGCCGCGGAAGGCATGCGCGGCGCGATCAAGAAAGCGCGGGAGATTTGTGAGAAAGAAAAGGGCTATATGGTGGGCCAGTTCGAGAATCCAGCCAATGCGCAGGCACACCGCGAAACTACGGCGGTCGAGATTATGCGCGACCTTGTGGATGACGTCGATATCTTTGTGGCGGGCGTAGGAACGGGCGGAACGATTACCGGCTGCGCGGAAGCATTCAAGGAAAAATTATCGGATGTAAAGATCGTGGCGGTGGAGCCGGCGGAGAGCCCCGTGCTTTCCGGCGGGAAGGCGGCTGCCCATAAGATACAGGGAATCGGCGCGGGATTTGTTCCCAAAATACTGAAGCGTGAGCTGATCGACGAGGTGATACAGATAACTGCGGAGGAAGCGTATAAAGCGGCCCGCATGCTTGCCGGAAAGGAAGGCGTGCTATGCGGCGTATCATCGGGCGCGGCGCTGGCGGCAGCGATAAAGCTTGCCGGGAGGCCGGAAAACGCAGGCAAAAAGATTGTGGCCGTTCTTCCGGACACTGGGGAACGCTATCTTTCCACGGACCTGTTTGCAGGAGAATGA
- the metA gene encoding homoserine O-acetyltransferase MetA produces the protein MPININSQLPAAKVLAQEGIFTMPFERAETQDIRPLRIAILNIMPTKEQTETQLMRLLANSPLQIEIVLLHPATHVSKNTPIEHLNAFYQTFEDVKDQKFDGLIITGAPVEQIPFEHVTYWDELKEIMDWSRKNVYSTMHICWAAQAGLYYYYGIPKYPLEQKLSGIYLHKRTDNNSPLMRGFDDVFWAPHSRHSYVRMSDVEGRPELNILCEFGENGLYLVSAKKGRQIFVTGHPEYDANTLKTEYVRDLAKGMDVPMPANYFADNDPKKPPLVRWRGHANLLFNNWLNYYVYQETPYDLQAIQNEE, from the coding sequence ATGCCTATTAATATCAATAGTCAGTTGCCCGCGGCAAAAGTATTGGCGCAGGAGGGCATATTCACAATGCCCTTCGAGCGTGCGGAAACACAGGACATCCGTCCACTCAGGATCGCGATCCTTAACATTATGCCCACCAAAGAACAGACGGAGACGCAGCTGATGCGCCTGCTTGCAAACTCACCGCTGCAGATTGAGATCGTGCTGCTGCATCCGGCCACCCATGTGTCTAAAAATACGCCGATCGAACATTTGAACGCGTTTTATCAAACCTTTGAAGACGTGAAGGATCAGAAGTTCGACGGCCTGATTATCACGGGCGCTCCAGTGGAGCAAATTCCGTTTGAGCATGTGACTTATTGGGACGAGCTGAAGGAAATTATGGACTGGAGCCGCAAAAACGTCTACTCCACGATGCACATCTGCTGGGCGGCACAGGCGGGGCTTTATTATTATTACGGTATTCCCAAATATCCGCTGGAACAGAAACTTTCGGGGATATACCTGCATAAACGGACGGATAACAACAGCCCGCTCATGCGTGGGTTTGACGATGTGTTCTGGGCGCCGCATTCCCGCCACAGCTATGTCAGGATGTCTGACGTGGAAGGGCGGCCCGAGCTCAACATACTGTGTGAATTCGGGGAAAACGGGCTTTATCTTGTTTCGGCAAAGAAAGGACGCCAGATCTTTGTGACGGGGCATCCGGAATATGATGCGAATACGCTGAAAACAGAATATGTGCGCGATCTGGCGAAAGGGATGGACGTTCCCATGCCTGCAAATTATTTTGCGGATAACGATCCGAAGAAACCGCCGCTTGTCCGCTGGCGCGGGCATGCGAATTTATTATTCAACAACTGGCTGAACTATTATGTATATCAGGAGACACCATATGATCTCCAGGCAATTCAGAACGAGGAGTGA
- the epsC gene encoding serine O-acetyltransferase EpsC, which translates to MLKDLNELAIRDLAREIVSINSHNITGETISGFGMKQKVAAVVRLIRSAMFPNIYDNMVVKESALEKIVEKRFQEAAVLLDCIIAEVMVNQCHLQKRERTDCDKCRENARKITLHFMKQLPEIARLLNTDIEAAYCGDPAAVSNEEILLSYPGFEAVSIYRLAHALYERHIPLLPRIMTEQAHSATGIDIHPGAHIGEYFFIDHGTGVVIGETCTIGRHVKIYQGVTLGAKSFELDCNGNPVKGVKRHPDIEDNVIIYSGATILGGDTVIGEGSVIGGNVWLTHSIEPHTTVYNSTPSPIITK; encoded by the coding sequence ATGCTCAAAGATCTGAACGAACTGGCGATCCGCGATCTCGCCCGAGAAATCGTTTCTATCAATTCCCACAACATTACCGGGGAGACGATCAGCGGTTTTGGGATGAAACAAAAGGTCGCGGCTGTCGTCCGTCTGATACGCAGCGCGATGTTTCCCAATATTTATGATAATATGGTTGTAAAGGAATCCGCTCTTGAAAAAATTGTGGAAAAGCGGTTTCAGGAGGCGGCTGTCCTGCTCGACTGCATTATTGCGGAGGTTATGGTCAACCAGTGCCACCTGCAAAAAAGGGAACGTACTGATTGCGACAAGTGCAGGGAAAATGCCCGCAAGATCACCCTTCATTTCATGAAGCAGCTTCCGGAGATCGCCCGTCTCCTGAATACGGATATTGAGGCGGCCTATTGCGGAGATCCGGCGGCTGTTTCAAACGAGGAGATACTTTTGTCTTACCCCGGTTTTGAAGCGGTGAGTATCTACCGGCTGGCGCATGCGCTTTATGAGCGGCATATTCCGCTCCTGCCCCGTATTATGACGGAACAAGCGCACAGCGCGACGGGAATCGACATCCACCCGGGCGCGCACATCGGCGAATACTTTTTCATCGATCACGGTACGGGAGTGGTCATCGGCGAGACCTGTACCATCGGCAGGCACGTAAAAATTTACCAGGGCGTAACGCTGGGTGCAAAAAGTTTTGAGCTCGACTGCAACGGCAACCCCGTGAAAGGCGTAAAACGCCACCCCGATATCGAAGACAACGTCATTATTTATTCGGGGGCGACGATCCTCGGCGGCGATACCGTAATCGGCGAAGGTTCGGTGATCGGCGGCAACGTGTGGCTTACCCATTCCATAGAGCCGCATACCACGGTTTACAATTCCACCCCTTCCCCGATTATCACAAAATAG
- the pdxT gene encoding pyridoxal 5'-phosphate synthase glutaminase subunit PdxT — protein MRIGILALQGAFAEHTGMLRHLGAECFEIRKAADLNGWEPDGLVIPGGESTVMAKLLYGLKLLTPLRDKIADGLPVFGTCAGLILLAARVEGGAPCFACMDITVKRNAYGRQLGSFETAAQFAGIGEVPMVFIRGPYIVDAGDRVEVLARVDGRIVAARQENMLVTAFHPELAHNERIHRLFLEMAGEYRQKKETRGHRGGSPVPA, from the coding sequence ATGAGGATAGGAATCTTGGCGCTTCAGGGTGCCTTTGCGGAACACACGGGAATGCTGCGGCATCTGGGGGCGGAATGCTTTGAAATACGGAAGGCAGCCGACCTTAACGGATGGGAGCCGGATGGGCTTGTGATCCCCGGCGGCGAGAGCACAGTAATGGCAAAACTCCTGTATGGCCTTAAGCTGCTTACCCCCCTGCGCGATAAAATTGCGGACGGACTTCCTGTATTCGGAACGTGTGCGGGCCTGATTTTACTTGCGGCCCGCGTGGAGGGAGGCGCCCCATGCTTTGCCTGCATGGATATTACGGTAAAACGGAACGCCTATGGACGGCAGCTCGGCAGCTTTGAGACGGCGGCGCAATTTGCGGGCATCGGGGAGGTCCCAATGGTATTTATCCGCGGACCGTATATCGTAGACGCGGGAGACCGGGTGGAAGTCCTTGCCCGTGTGGACGGACGGATCGTTGCTGCACGGCAGGAAAATATGCTGGTAACGGCATTCCATCCAGAACTTGCCCATAATGAGCGGATCCATCGCCTTTTTCTCGAAATGGCAGGAGAATACAGACAGAAAAAAGAGACGCGCGGGCACCGCGGCGGTTCCCCGGTTCCGGCATGA
- the pdxS gene encoding pyridoxal 5'-phosphate synthase lyase subunit PdxS has product MTQERYELNKNLAQMLKGGVIMDVTTPEQAKIAEDAGACAVMALERIPADIRAAGGVSRMSDPKMIRGIQQAVSIPVMAKVRIGHFAEAQILQAIEIDYIDESEVLSPADDIYHIDKTKFDVPFVCGAKDLGEALRRIAEGASMIRTKGEPGTGDVVQAVRHMRMMTSEIRRIAGLAEDELYEAAKQMQVPIGLLKSIHVNGRLPVVNFAAGGIATPADAALMMQLGAEGVFVGSGIFKSGNPVKRAAAIVQAVTNYNDARLLAGLSEDLGEAMVGINDQEIELLMAERGK; this is encoded by the coding sequence ATGACACAGGAAAGATATGAACTGAACAAGAATCTGGCTCAGATGCTCAAAGGCGGGGTCATCATGGACGTAACTACGCCCGAACAGGCAAAGATCGCGGAAGACGCAGGGGCATGTGCGGTAATGGCGCTCGAGCGTATCCCGGCGGATATTCGCGCCGCGGGCGGCGTATCCCGCATGAGCGATCCAAAAATGATCCGCGGGATTCAGCAGGCAGTAAGCATTCCTGTCATGGCAAAAGTACGGATCGGCCATTTCGCAGAAGCACAGATTCTTCAGGCCATCGAGATTGATTATATCGATGAAAGCGAAGTGCTTTCTCCGGCGGACGATATTTACCATATCGATAAAACAAAATTTGACGTTCCTTTCGTGTGCGGTGCAAAGGACCTTGGTGAAGCCCTGCGCCGGATCGCCGAAGGCGCATCCATGATCCGTACCAAAGGAGAACCGGGCACGGGGGATGTGGTACAGGCGGTACGCCATATGCGGATGATGACAAGTGAAATACGCCGGATCGCAGGCCTTGCCGAAGATGAGCTCTACGAGGCGGCCAAACAGATGCAGGTACCGATCGGCCTGTTGAAATCTATACATGTCAACGGACGGCTTCCGGTAGTGAATTTTGCGGCAGGCGGGATAGCGACGCCTGCAGATGCCGCACTGATGATGCAGCTGGGCGCGGAAGGCGTATTCGTCGGGTCAGGGATTTTCAAATCCGGTAACCCGGTAAAACGCGCCGCCGCGATCGTACAGGCCGTGACCAACTATAATGATGCCCGGCTGCTCGCCGGCCTTTCGGAAGACCTTGGAGAAGCAATGGTGGGCATCAACGACCAGGAAATCGAACTCTTAATGGCGGAGAGGGGAAAATGA
- the pdxR gene encoding MocR-like pyridoxine biosynthesis transcription factor PdxR has translation MLTPILKVNKKTPIYEQLYHYLRTEIEAGRLSEGFHLPSKRKFAAHLKISQGTVEAAYSQLLAEGYIYSLEKRGYYVCRMEEGTLLHHSAKKAAPSIVIPIQDDHRFVLSTGRVDTDHFPFAAWAKLMREVLSMESDSLLRPLDPQGDASLRTGIVRYLHDFRGIEAAPEQIILGAGSEYLLSLITQLLPRENLYAIEDPGYRKTEHILHANGIRTVPVPLNQTGMDVDALEASGADVAHVTPSHHFPLGIVTPVGQRQRLLSWAARADRYIIEDDYDSEFRFSGKPIPALQSLDAQERVIYLNTFAKTLAPSLRISYMVLPAHLLKKYRETLLFYSCTIPSFEQRTLALFLARGYFERHLHRMRKIYKSRRDAFMEGLRNSWDKINFSGADSGPHLLLTVKNGMSEGELIRTAAEKSVQLTPLSSYYTNGCTFSPTVVAGYSGYHSEELRKAARLLRAAWFDT, from the coding sequence GTGCTTACACCAATCTTAAAGGTAAACAAGAAAACCCCTATTTATGAGCAGCTCTATCATTACCTCCGTACGGAGATCGAGGCGGGACGCCTTTCCGAAGGCTTTCACCTACCCTCCAAACGCAAATTCGCCGCACACCTGAAAATCAGCCAGGGGACGGTGGAGGCAGCATATTCCCAGCTTTTGGCCGAGGGTTATATTTATTCCCTGGAGAAACGCGGATATTATGTGTGCCGCATGGAAGAAGGAACCCTGCTGCACCACAGCGCAAAAAAAGCCGCGCCATCCATCGTTATTCCCATTCAGGATGACCATCGCTTTGTCCTTTCGACCGGGCGCGTGGATACGGACCATTTCCCGTTTGCGGCATGGGCAAAACTGATGCGGGAGGTGCTGAGCATGGAAAGCGACAGCCTGCTGCGTCCGCTGGATCCCCAGGGAGACGCTTCCCTGCGCACGGGCATCGTCCGCTACCTGCACGATTTCCGTGGGATCGAGGCGGCGCCGGAGCAAATCATACTGGGCGCAGGCTCGGAATACCTGCTCAGTCTGATTACACAACTTCTTCCCCGTGAAAACCTGTATGCCATCGAAGATCCCGGGTATCGGAAGACGGAGCATATCCTACACGCAAACGGCATCCGCACCGTCCCCGTGCCGCTTAACCAGACCGGGATGGATGTGGACGCCCTGGAAGCATCCGGGGCGGATGTGGCGCATGTCACGCCCTCCCACCACTTCCCGCTCGGCATCGTAACGCCTGTCGGGCAGCGGCAAAGGCTGCTTTCATGGGCGGCGCGCGCGGACCGTTATATCATCGAGGACGACTATGACAGTGAGTTCCGTTTTTCTGGAAAGCCGATTCCCGCCCTGCAAAGCCTTGACGCGCAGGAGCGGGTGATTTACCTGAATACGTTTGCCAAGACGCTCGCCCCTTCCCTGCGGATCAGCTATATGGTCCTTCCGGCCCATTTGCTGAAGAAATACCGCGAAACCCTGCTCTTTTATTCGTGCACGATTCCCAGTTTTGAACAGCGCACCCTCGCCTTGTTTCTCGCCCGCGGATATTTTGAACGGCATCTGCACCGGATGCGTAAAATTTATAAATCACGGCGCGACGCTTTTATGGAGGGTCTCCGGAACAGCTGGGACAAGATCAATTTTTCAGGAGCTGATTCCGGTCCCCATCTTTTGCTGACCGTAAAAAACGGTATGTCCGAAGGCGAGCTGATCCGGACAGCTGCGGAAAAGAGCGTACAGCTCACTCCGCTCTCTTCTTACTATACAAACGGATGCACCTTTTCCCCCACTGTGGTCGCGGGTTATTCCGGCTATCATTCAGAGGAACTGCGCAAGGCTGCGCGCCTGCTCCGTGCGGCATGGTTTGATACTTGA
- a CDS encoding MATE family efflux transporter → MQKAPSENQFFRYVLPSMLAMLLSGFYAIIDGFFIGHTIGDTGLAAINIAWPVASFLLAAGTGTGAGGSVVMTTRLGEGKKEKSRQALGNTLFVLAAFSSAMTILLLLFYRPVLQFLGAEGGLLAAAAEYTQIIAIGSACQILGTGLVPLLRNQGKTISAMTAMVCGLTANIILDALFMMVFHWGMFGAAFATVTAQALVAVLSLSMLFRRKEERPFRRDLFPRGKIIARLIKIGLSPFGMTFAPSIIIILANWQCLAYGGSTVVAAYAVLMYFVTSVQLLLQGVGEGVQPLLSYFNGAGNPQSVHNLLKKSFALVLILSAALCTAAVVFRDTIPMIFGSSGETAVLVSSALLIAAFSFPMMGITRLASSFFYAVQKTRYSIFVIYADPLALTPLFLYVLPLFWGVTGIWLSIPAAQGILACAAGVLFISYFRGHGGAASLHQNNGGMTG, encoded by the coding sequence ATGCAGAAGGCCCCGAGTGAGAATCAATTTTTCCGGTACGTGCTTCCATCTATGCTGGCAATGCTCTTAAGCGGCTTTTATGCGATCATCGACGGCTTCTTTATCGGACATACCATCGGTGATACAGGGCTTGCGGCCATCAATATCGCGTGGCCCGTCGCCTCTTTCCTGCTGGCCGCCGGGACAGGTACCGGCGCGGGCGGCTCTGTGGTTATGACTACGCGCCTCGGAGAAGGCAAAAAAGAAAAGTCCCGGCAGGCGCTGGGAAACACGCTGTTCGTCCTGGCCGCTTTCAGTTCCGCCATGACGATCCTGCTCCTGCTTTTTTACAGGCCGGTCCTGCAATTTCTGGGCGCGGAAGGCGGCCTGCTTGCAGCCGCTGCCGAATATACGCAGATCATTGCCATTGGAAGCGCCTGCCAAATCCTTGGAACAGGCCTTGTCCCCCTGCTGCGCAACCAGGGAAAAACAATCTCCGCCATGACCGCCATGGTGTGCGGCCTGACCGCCAATATTATTCTCGACGCCCTGTTTATGATGGTATTCCATTGGGGCATGTTCGGCGCGGCATTCGCGACCGTAACGGCGCAGGCGCTCGTCGCGGTTCTCAGCCTCAGCATGCTGTTCCGCAGGAAAGAGGAACGCCCCTTCAGACGCGATTTATTTCCCCGCGGCAAAATTATCGCGCGGCTTATAAAGATCGGCCTCTCTCCTTTTGGTATGACATTCGCTCCCTCTATTATTATCATCCTTGCCAACTGGCAGTGCCTCGCATACGGCGGCAGCACCGTAGTGGCGGCGTATGCGGTCCTGATGTATTTCGTAACCTCCGTACAGCTGCTCCTGCAGGGCGTCGGCGAAGGGGTGCAGCCACTCCTGAGTTATTTCAACGGCGCGGGCAACCCCCAAAGCGTCCATAACCTGCTGAAAAAATCATTCGCCCTCGTACTTATCCTGAGCGCGGCCTTATGTACGGCCGCAGTCGTTTTCCGTGATACGATCCCCATGATCTTCGGATCGTCAGGCGAAACTGCGGTGCTCGTTTCTTCCGCACTCCTGATCGCCGCATTCTCCTTCCCCATGATGGGAATCACGCGGCTCGCATCTTCCTTTTTCTACGCAGTGCAAAAGACGCGTTATTCCATATTCGTTATTTACGCCGACCCGCTCGCGCTTACACCCCTGTTCCTGTATGTGCTTCCCCTGTTTTGGGGCGTAACGGGTATATGGCTTTCCATCCCTGCCGCACAGGGCATTCTCGCATGTGCAGCCGGCGTCCTGTTTATTAGTTATTTCCGTGGGCACGGAGGCGCAGCCTCTTTGCATCAAAACAATGGAGGAATGACCGGATGA
- a CDS encoding MarR family winged helix-turn-helix transcriptional regulator, with the protein MKKDMTIVSKDIDAYYESWFRINQAYSIWAQQRGTTDNMMFALYEIHSAKEGCTQQQLCRKLFLPKQTVSFLLSKLEKQGYIGRSENPRDRRNKLVSFTAEGRKYAQKLLGELGRAEARAFLSMTAEERRSVAKGLHSFAEAISKSFLGDRKEP; encoded by the coding sequence ATGAAAAAAGACATGACAATTGTGAGCAAAGATATCGATGCTTATTACGAAAGCTGGTTCCGCATTAACCAGGCCTATTCCATATGGGCCCAGCAACGCGGGACGACCGACAATATGATGTTCGCCTTATATGAAATCCATTCCGCGAAAGAGGGCTGTACCCAACAGCAGCTCTGCCGGAAACTTTTTCTGCCCAAGCAGACGGTTTCCTTCCTCCTTTCAAAGCTTGAAAAACAGGGTTATATCGGGCGCAGCGAAAATCCCCGGGACCGGCGCAACAAGCTGGTATCCTTCACGGCGGAGGGCCGGAAATACGCGCAGAAGCTCCTCGGCGAGCTCGGCCGCGCAGAGGCGCGCGCATTTTTGAGCATGACCGCCGAAGAGCGCCGTAGCGTCGCCAAGGGCCTGCATTCCTTTGCGGAGGCGATCTCAAAAAGCTTTCTCGGGGATAGAAAAGAGCCGTAA
- a CDS encoding hemolysin family protein has translation MDDPLIWQLLLQVVLIAINAFFASTEIAVISLNANKVRRMAEEGDKKAKQMLKMVEVPAGFLSTIQIGITLAGFLGSAFAADNFASKLTEWMIHVQGVTISPDTLNTIAVILITLILSYFTLVFGELVPKRIAMQKPDKVARASAGVITALSIVMKPIIWLLSASTNGVLRLLRMNPNEEEEAVTEEEIRLMVDIGEEKGAIEAAEKEMIENIFEFNNTTAKDVMMHRTNVTAIWKNDPPEEILKMIRESGLSRFPVYDEDIDDIVGILSTRAYLLNEKSERPKPLEEIIYPAYCVPESVHTDVLFREMQRQKIHIAVVVDEYGGMSGIVTMEDLLEEIVGNIYDEFDPQDEQDITEIKTGLWRISGATEIGRIAETLDVELPEDEDFDTLGGLVYSQLSTIPEDGSHPVVEAYGLHIRVEKLEDRRVEWALVSKAEVKPAAEDSEKQ, from the coding sequence TTGGACGACCCTTTAATATGGCAGCTTCTTTTGCAGGTGGTTTTGATTGCGATCAATGCCTTTTTTGCTTCGACCGAGATTGCGGTGATTTCTCTCAACGCGAACAAAGTCCGCCGTATGGCGGAGGAAGGAGATAAGAAGGCAAAACAGATGCTGAAGATGGTGGAGGTGCCCGCGGGGTTTCTGTCCACGATACAGATTGGCATCACGCTGGCCGGCTTTCTTGGAAGCGCGTTTGCGGCAGATAATTTCGCCAGTAAGCTCACCGAGTGGATGATTCATGTGCAGGGAGTCACGATTTCTCCGGATACGCTCAACACCATTGCGGTCATTCTGATTACACTGATCCTTTCGTATTTCACGCTGGTGTTCGGGGAACTGGTTCCCAAGCGTATTGCCATGCAAAAGCCGGATAAGGTGGCGCGGGCTTCCGCAGGGGTTATTACCGCCCTTTCCATTGTCATGAAACCGATCATATGGCTGCTTTCCGCCTCTACAAACGGAGTTCTGCGTCTTCTGCGCATGAACCCGAATGAGGAGGAAGAAGCCGTCACTGAAGAAGAGATTCGTCTGATGGTAGATATTGGGGAGGAAAAGGGAGCGATTGAGGCCGCGGAAAAGGAGATGATCGAAAACATCTTTGAGTTTAACAATACCACGGCCAAAGATGTTATGATGCACCGTACCAATGTAACGGCGATCTGGAAAAACGATCCGCCGGAAGAAATATTGAAGATGATCCGCGAAAGCGGATTATCCCGCTTTCCGGTTTACGATGAAGATATCGACGATATTGTCGGCATCCTTTCCACGCGGGCCTATTTGCTCAATGAAAAAAGCGAGCGCCCGAAGCCCTTGGAAGAAATTATCTATCCGGCTTATTGCGTGCCCGAATCAGTTCACACGGACGTGCTGTTCCGCGAGATGCAGCGGCAGAAGATCCATATTGCCGTCGTGGTCGATGAATACGGCGGGATGAGCGGGATCGTGACAATGGAAGACCTTCTGGAGGAGATCGTCGGAAATATTTACGATGAGTTCGATCCTCAGGACGAGCAGGATATCACAGAAATAAAGACCGGGCTGTGGCGCATTTCGGGTGCAACAGAGATCGGCCGAATTGCGGAAACGCTTGATGTAGAGCTGCCGGAGGATGAAGATTTCGATACACTGGGCGGCCTTGTATACAGCCAGTTAAGCACAATACCCGAGGACGGCAGCCACCCCGTTGTGGAGGCCTACGGCCTGCACATCCGTGTCGAGAAGCTCGAGGACCGACGGGTGGAATGGGCCCTTGTTTCCAAAGCGGAGGTGAAACCGGCGGCGGAGGATTCAGAAAAGCAATAG